The following coding sequences lie in one Primulina huaijiensis isolate GDHJ02 chromosome 2, ASM1229523v2, whole genome shotgun sequence genomic window:
- the LOC140956579 gene encoding uncharacterized protein — protein MRFGRKEKLAPCYIGPYEIVERIDTLAYRLDLPQNLSAIHDVFHVSMLRKYEPDPSHVLSTEDVELDNSLSYVEHPVQILDRKEKQLRNKTIPLVLVQWSIHGIEEAT, from the coding sequence ATGAGATTTGGACGTAAAGAAAAGTTAGCTCCATGTTATATTGGTCCGTATGAAATTGTTGAGAGGATTGACACTTTGGCTTATCGTTTGGACTTGCCGCAGAATTTGTCTGCGATACacgatgtgtttcatgtatctatgctgcggaagtacgaGCCAGATCCATCTCATGTTTTGAGCACCGAGGATGTGGAGTTAGATAATTCTCTAAGTTATGTTGAGCATccagttcaaattcttgatcgcaaagagAAGCAACTCAGGAACAAGACGATTCCTTTGGTTTTGGTGCAGTGGAGTATACATGGGATAGAAGAAGCTACATGA